One genomic segment of Thermodesulfobacterium sp. TA1 includes these proteins:
- a CDS encoding phosphoribosylaminoimidazolesuccinocarboxamide synthase, whose translation MSNAVLETNLEKVSLLKRGKVRDIYDLGDKLLIVATDRISAFDVVLPTPIPDKGKILTLMSLFWFDFLKDLVDNHLITANVEEYPEVLKEYKEILAQRSMLVKKAKVLPVECIVRGYITGSAMKEYQQTGQVCGIPLPPGLKEADKLPEPIFTPSTKAELGEHDVNITYEEMERLVGSEVAQFLKEVSLKIYKKASEYAETKGIIIADTKFEFGVYEDKIILVDEVLTPDSSRFWPKDEYQPGKPQKSFDKQFIRDWLKSISWDPQHPPTIPEEIVLKTREKYLEALYRLTGKTL comes from the coding sequence ATGTCTAATGCTGTGTTGGAAACCAACTTAGAAAAAGTTTCTCTTTTAAAAAGGGGTAAGGTTAGAGACATCTATGACCTTGGAGATAAGCTTTTAATCGTTGCTACAGATAGGATTTCAGCTTTTGACGTGGTCCTTCCCACCCCTATCCCTGATAAAGGGAAAATCTTAACTTTAATGAGCCTTTTTTGGTTTGACTTTTTAAAAGACTTGGTAGACAACCATCTTATTACTGCAAACGTTGAGGAATATCCAGAGGTCTTGAAAGAATATAAAGAAATTTTAGCTCAGAGAAGTATGTTGGTTAAAAAAGCAAAGGTTTTACCGGTAGAGTGTATCGTGAGAGGTTATATCACCGGGTCTGCCATGAAGGAATATCAGCAAACCGGCCAGGTTTGTGGTATACCTTTGCCTCCGGGTTTAAAAGAAGCTGACAAACTTCCTGAACCTATTTTTACCCCTTCAACCAAAGCAGAATTAGGAGAACATGACGTTAACATCACCTACGAAGAGATGGAAAGATTAGTAGGTAGCGAGGTTGCTCAGTTTTTAAAAGAAGTTTCGTTAAAGATTTATAAAAAAGCCTCAGAGTATGCCGAAACCAAAGGAATTATCATCGCAGACACAAAGTTTGAGTTTGGGGTTTATGAAGATAAGATTATTTTGGTAGATGAGGTTTTAACCCCTGATTCTTCAAGATTTTGGCCTAAAGATGAATACCAGCCTGGTAAACCTCAGAAAAGTTTTGATAAACAATTTATAAGAGATTGGTTAAAATCTATTTCTTGGGACCCTCAACACCCTCCAACCATTCCTGAAGAAATAGTGCTAAAAACCCGTGAAAAGTACTTAGAGGCCCTTTATAGACTTACTGGAAAGACTTTATAG
- a CDS encoding Rho termination factor N-terminal domain-containing protein: protein MEEVKQEETRELPKLEKKLEKMTIKELREIALQIPEISGVHGMNKEELISALKKVYGIKEEPKKIGASMREIKAKVKKFKALAEEAKKNRDWVRYERYRRLAAAFKKRTRKLAKSIA from the coding sequence ATGGAAGAGGTAAAACAAGAGGAAACCAGAGAACTTCCTAAGTTGGAAAAAAAGCTTGAAAAGATGACCATCAAGGAATTAAGAGAAATTGCCTTACAAATACCAGAAATTTCAGGCGTTCATGGAATGAACAAAGAAGAACTTATATCTGCCTTGAAAAAGGTTTATGGAATAAAGGAAGAGCCTAAGAAAATTGGGGCTTCTATGAGAGAAATCAAAGCTAAGGTTAAAAAATTTAAAGCCTTAGCCGAAGAAGCTAAAAAGAATAGAGATTGGGTAAGATACGAAAGGTATAGAAGATTAGCCGCTGCTTTTAAAAAGAGAACAAGAAAACTTGCTAAGTCTATAGCATAA
- a CDS encoding folylpolyglutamate synthase/dihydrofolate synthase family protein, whose amino-acid sequence MSSILTWLYNLGFHRIRPGLTRITKVLARLGNPQKKLKIIHVAGTNGKGSTSAILAELLKHQGFKVGLYTSPHLFKLNERFKVNGQDIPDEILESLIKEVKEKSQDLNLTFFEVTTAVAFLYFFQEKVDFAVIECGMGGRLDATNVIFPKVSIITNVGLEHTKYLGDTLEKIAYEKAGIIKRGVPCVLGNIKPQALPVFLQRLSQVKAQGYFLNKDFRVIKNKQLWDYHGEKTFKNMFLNLLGDYQGENLGCALKTLEILENNKFLSIDEKAVRKALKQVRWKGRYEKIKVKTKEFLIDVAHNLDGVEALVKDLIAKEGYKKRFLLILGVTNEDGQKPYLDMFLRLEQVSKKTYICEFPSQRKIVSLVEWKQTLKNKAQKVEFFSSPDKALKSALNEEITKVLVTGSIYFVAEFLKTLTLHLET is encoded by the coding sequence ATGTCTTCAATTTTAACCTGGTTATACAACTTAGGTTTTCATCGGATAAGACCTGGTTTAACAAGAATTACTAAGGTCTTAGCAAGGTTGGGAAATCCTCAAAAAAAATTAAAAATCATTCATGTTGCTGGGACCAACGGAAAGGGGTCTACCTCTGCTATTTTAGCTGAACTTTTAAAACACCAAGGTTTTAAGGTGGGACTTTATACTTCTCCTCATCTTTTTAAGCTTAACGAAAGATTTAAGGTTAACGGCCAAGACATACCGGATGAAATCCTTGAATCATTAATAAAAGAGGTTAAAGAAAAATCTCAAGATTTAAACCTAACCTTTTTTGAGGTTACCACTGCCGTTGCTTTTCTTTATTTTTTTCAAGAAAAAGTAGATTTTGCTGTGATTGAATGCGGTATGGGTGGAAGGCTTGATGCAACCAACGTGATTTTTCCTAAGGTAAGTATAATTACTAACGTTGGCCTTGAACACACTAAATACTTAGGAGATACTTTAGAAAAAATAGCCTATGAAAAAGCAGGAATTATCAAAAGAGGGGTTCCCTGTGTTTTGGGAAACATCAAGCCCCAAGCTTTGCCGGTGTTTCTTCAAAGATTATCTCAAGTAAAAGCACAAGGTTATTTTTTAAACAAAGATTTTAGGGTTATTAAAAACAAACAACTTTGGGATTATCACGGAGAAAAGACCTTTAAAAATATGTTTTTAAACCTATTAGGAGATTACCAAGGGGAAAATTTAGGTTGCGCTTTAAAAACCCTTGAGATATTAGAAAACAATAAATTTTTATCTATAGATGAAAAGGCGGTAAGAAAAGCCCTTAAGCAGGTTAGGTGGAAAGGGAGATACGAAAAAATAAAGGTGAAAACCAAAGAATTCTTGATAGACGTAGCCCATAATCTTGATGGAGTAGAAGCTTTGGTAAAAGACCTTATAGCCAAAGAAGGCTATAAAAAGAGGTTTTTACTTATTTTAGGGGTTACCAACGAAGACGGACAAAAACCTTATTTGGACATGTTTTTAAGATTAGAACAAGTTAGTAAAAAAACCTATATATGCGAGTTTCCTTCTCAGAGAAAAATAGTCAGCCTTGTAGAATGGAAACAAACTCTGAAAAATAAGGCCCAAAAGGTTGAATTTTTTTCTTCACCTGATAAGGCTTTAAAGTCTGCTTTAAACGAAGAAATTACTAAGGTTTTGGTTACCGGTTCTATCTATTTTGTGGCAGAATTTTTGAAAACCTTAACTCTTCACCTCGAAACATAG
- a CDS encoding sodium:calcium antiporter, translated as MDVILLITALLIILICAEVFTNGVENLGKALSLSQAVVGSVLAAVGTALPETIIPLVAILMYKGEEGSAIGIGAILGAPFMLVTVGLFLVGLGVFLSYFLKRRKVLEVHLEPQTFKRDFTFFLISFSLAIFFPFFLENNRFVHYVIAFLLLINYIIYLFFTFRAESLELESEEKLYLGKLAEKLLGIKKFSKVHMVFLSFTQVSLALMLMVKGAHLFVEKLEILSRNWGLNPLLFALLIAPVATELPEKFNSLIWTMKERDILALGNMTGAMVFQSTFPVSVGLIFTNWQVEGLALISAIIAIALGGLYLFFLTFFKRVPLYLFLISGWCYLVYGYLVIKSFFG; from the coding sequence ATGGATGTGATTTTACTAATTACAGCATTATTAATAATATTAATCTGTGCTGAAGTTTTTACTAATGGAGTAGAAAACCTTGGAAAAGCACTTTCTTTATCTCAAGCGGTGGTAGGTAGTGTGTTAGCGGCAGTAGGCACAGCCCTTCCAGAAACGATTATCCCCTTGGTAGCCATCCTTATGTATAAAGGAGAGGAAGGTTCTGCCATAGGAATAGGGGCAATTTTAGGAGCCCCTTTCATGTTGGTTACCGTGGGTTTGTTTTTAGTAGGTTTAGGCGTTTTCTTAAGCTATTTTTTGAAAAGAAGAAAGGTTTTAGAGGTCCATCTTGAGCCTCAAACCTTTAAAAGGGACTTTACTTTTTTTTTGATAAGCTTTTCCTTAGCGATCTTTTTTCCCTTTTTCTTAGAAAACAATCGGTTTGTACATTATGTAATTGCTTTTTTATTGCTTATTAACTATATAATCTATCTTTTTTTTACCTTTCGTGCAGAAAGTTTAGAGCTTGAGTCTGAGGAAAAACTTTATTTAGGAAAATTGGCAGAAAAGTTATTAGGTATCAAAAAATTTTCAAAAGTTCATATGGTGTTTTTATCTTTTACTCAAGTGTCTTTAGCGCTTATGTTGATGGTTAAAGGTGCTCATCTTTTTGTAGAAAAATTAGAAATTTTATCTCGTAATTGGGGGTTAAATCCTTTACTTTTTGCCCTTTTAATTGCTCCGGTAGCTACTGAACTTCCTGAAAAGTTTAACAGCTTAATCTGGACGATGAAAGAAAGGGATATTTTAGCGCTTGGTAATATGACCGGAGCTATGGTTTTTCAGTCTACCTTTCCTGTAAGCGTAGGACTTATTTTTACCAACTGGCAAGTAGAGGGCTTGGCTCTGATTTCAGCCATTATCGCCATAGCCTTAGGAGGTTTATATCTCTTTTTTTTAACCTTTTTTAAAAGGGTTCCTCTTTATCTTTTTCTAATATCTGGATGGTGTTATTTAGTTTACGGATATTTAGTAATCAAAAGCTTTTTCGGTTAA
- a CDS encoding universal stress protein — MSLTIAFAIDFKKLTPKVITSGLFLKKYFPEVSKIILFHAIEYFLTPPAYLQPYLEKEKQRLEQDLKALSQSYFNEEIKKNITIETKVILGNFWEALSKFIHQVNPFVVVLGYLPHLLKVPTAEKMVERLNCNFLVVKETPLTKLKRLGCLIDFSESSKMGLNLTTLLSRNPEVEVFCLNVIQPPDFIKKTFLNHDPLEEEINQRNRLWQEWLKSFSNNQEFIQKLRFEIAVGNRLEKIEEFVKKQQIDLLIMGKRGKMVQKGLGSIAREVIKKIEIPILVVDKV; from the coding sequence ATGAGTTTAACCATAGCCTTTGCCATAGATTTTAAAAAATTAACCCCTAAAGTAATAACTTCTGGTCTTTTCCTAAAAAAATATTTTCCCGAAGTTTCTAAAATAATCCTCTTTCATGCTATAGAATACTTTTTAACACCTCCTGCCTATTTACAGCCTTACTTAGAAAAAGAAAAACAAAGATTAGAACAAGACCTAAAAGCCCTTAGTCAAAGTTATTTCAACGAAGAAATTAAAAAAAATATAACCATCGAGACCAAAGTTATCTTAGGAAACTTTTGGGAGGCACTTTCTAAGTTTATCCATCAAGTTAATCCTTTTGTCGTGGTTTTAGGTTATTTACCCCATCTTTTAAAAGTACCTACTGCAGAAAAAATGGTTGAAAGATTAAACTGTAATTTTTTGGTGGTAAAAGAGACCCCGCTTACTAAACTTAAAAGATTGGGGTGTCTTATAGACTTTTCTGAATCAAGTAAAATGGGTTTAAACTTAACTACTCTTTTAAGTAGGAATCCTGAGGTAGAGGTATTCTGTTTAAATGTGATACAACCACCAGATTTTATTAAGAAAACTTTCTTAAACCATGATCCTTTAGAAGAAGAAATAAACCAAAGAAATCGCCTTTGGCAAGAATGGTTGAAAAGTTTTTCAAACAATCAAGAGTTTATCCAAAAATTAAGGTTTGAAATCGCTGTGGGCAATCGGCTTGAAAAGATAGAAGAATTCGTAAAAAAACAACAGATAGATTTGCTAATCATGGGTAAAAGAGGTAAAATGGTTCAAAAAGGTTTAGGCTCTATCGCCAGAGAGGTTATCAAAAAAATCGAAATCCCTATTTTGGTAGTAGATAAAGTTTAA
- a CDS encoding BCAM0308 family protein, protein MSKKGDKWIKHRYVFETNEDPYAMKEAPSGEAICPRCKAVFKDKRWVIDEELYEELKESDSVPQIICPGCRKAMDQYAMGYLYISGNFWETHKGDIMKLLNNEYERARNINPLHQIITINEEDGKTVIETTTDHLAQRLGRALYRAYKGDLEFRWSKGDKLVRVYWYRDK, encoded by the coding sequence ATGAGTAAAAAAGGAGATAAATGGATTAAACATAGGTATGTGTTTGAAACCAACGAAGATCCCTATGCAATGAAAGAGGCTCCTTCTGGAGAGGCTATTTGTCCAAGATGTAAGGCTGTGTTTAAAGATAAACGTTGGGTTATAGACGAAGAGTTGTACGAAGAGTTGAAAGAAAGCGATAGTGTTCCTCAAATTATCTGTCCTGGTTGTAGGAAAGCTATGGACCAATATGCAATGGGTTATCTTTATATTTCAGGAAACTTTTGGGAAACTCATAAAGGGGACATCATGAAGCTTCTAAACAACGAATATGAAAGGGCACGTAACATTAATCCGTTACATCAAATCATAACCATCAACGAAGAAGACGGTAAAACCGTTATTGAAACTACTACCGACCATTTAGCCCAAAGATTGGGAAGGGCTTTATATAGAGCTTATAAAGGAGATTTAGAGTTTAGATGGTCTAAAGGAGATAAATTAGTAAGAGTATACTGGTATAGAGACAAATAA
- the mtgA gene encoding monofunctional biosynthetic peptidoglycan transglycosylase, giving the protein MGYLVGYPLLVDVSSLKTQNPKLTAMMKYRMKQWEKEGKKVQIRQIWVPLSSISPYLIKAVLIGEDDKFYRHEGFDFEGIKKALEKNLKEGKLKYGGSTISQQLAKNLYLSPSKNPIRKIQEAIITLRLEKTLSKKRILEIYLNVAEWGEGIFGAEAAAKHYYGKSAKNLTPWEAARLVAVLPNPLKYNPLGNQPYVEKRSRLIYFIMKKRGIIKEEYKNIENETEDITEPALDSLQSETPEEKPTQPVSEQTPVLEPTKEPPLGEDKNQEKTE; this is encoded by the coding sequence TTGGGTTATTTGGTCGGTTATCCACTGTTAGTTGATGTATCTTCTTTAAAAACTCAAAATCCAAAGCTTACGGCTATGATGAAATATAGGATGAAACAGTGGGAGAAAGAAGGGAAAAAGGTCCAAATAAGACAAATCTGGGTTCCCTTAAGTAGTATCTCTCCTTATCTAATCAAAGCGGTATTAATAGGAGAGGACGACAAATTTTATAGGCACGAAGGGTTTGACTTTGAAGGTATCAAAAAAGCCTTAGAAAAAAATTTGAAAGAAGGAAAACTTAAATATGGAGGAAGCACTATTTCACAACAGCTTGCTAAAAATCTTTATTTGAGCCCGTCTAAAAACCCTATAAGAAAAATCCAAGAGGCTATCATTACCCTAAGACTTGAAAAAACTTTATCAAAAAAACGTATTTTAGAGATATATCTTAATGTTGCAGAATGGGGAGAAGGTATTTTTGGGGCTGAAGCAGCGGCTAAACATTATTACGGAAAAAGTGCTAAAAACCTTACCCCTTGGGAAGCGGCAAGATTGGTAGCAGTACTTCCTAATCCTTTAAAATATAATCCTTTAGGAAATCAACCTTATGTAGAAAAAAGAAGTCGATTAATCTACTTTATCATGAAAAAAAGAGGTATCATAAAAGAAGAATATAAAAATATAGAAAATGAAACTGAAGACATAACCGAACCTGCTCTTGACTCTCTACAGTCTGAAACACCTGAAGAAAAACCTACCCAGCCTGTATCAGAACAAACACCGGTTTTAGAGCCTACTAAAGAACCCCCATTAGGAGAAGATAAAAACCAAGAAAAAACAGAATAA
- a CDS encoding 2,3-bisphosphoglycerate-independent phosphoglycerate mutase produces MGLVEGLIKKGEGKIVKVVLDGIGDLPVKEGKTPLELAYTPNLDRLAKKSATGLHIPVDYGITPGSGPGHLGIFGYDPSQITIGRGVLEALGVGIELRDTDVAVRGNFATVEYHQQTPIVIDRRAGRIPTEENQRLIAKLSEKIKNIEDVEIILKPGMEHRFVVVFRFPEKVPEAVNLINDTDPQVLGKAPLPLSSPTPEVKKIIGVVSKFITQASEILKDEPKANFVLLRGFSVKPNLPTLQERFGLNPCCIATYPMYKGLASLVGMKILSFKGMDIKDEIQTLKEVWEDYDYFFIHIKKTDSYGEDGNAEGKVKIIETFDQSLPEILNLNPTVLCITGDHSTPCIMKGHSWHPVPTLIFSPYVLGNTSERFTERECLKGELGMFYAYKLMPLLLAHAGRLKKFGA; encoded by the coding sequence ATGGGGCTTGTTGAAGGTCTTATCAAAAAAGGAGAGGGGAAAATTGTCAAAGTAGTCCTTGACGGAATAGGGGACCTACCTGTAAAAGAAGGAAAAACTCCCTTAGAGTTAGCTTATACCCCGAACCTCGATCGATTGGCCAAAAAATCAGCTACAGGACTTCATATTCCTGTAGACTATGGCATAACCCCAGGCAGCGGTCCAGGACATCTTGGTATCTTTGGATATGACCCTTCTCAAATTACCATAGGGCGTGGAGTATTAGAGGCCTTAGGGGTAGGGATAGAATTGAGAGACACAGACGTTGCAGTAAGAGGAAATTTTGCTACCGTAGAATACCATCAACAAACCCCCATCGTGATAGATAGAAGGGCAGGAAGAATACCAACCGAAGAAAACCAAAGATTGATCGCTAAACTTTCTGAAAAGATAAAAAACATAGAGGATGTTGAGATTATTTTAAAACCTGGGATGGAACATCGTTTTGTGGTGGTTTTCAGGTTTCCAGAAAAGGTACCTGAAGCCGTAAACCTAATAAACGATACAGACCCTCAAGTCTTAGGAAAAGCACCCTTACCGCTTTCCTCTCCCACACCTGAAGTGAAAAAGATAATAGGGGTTGTCTCTAAGTTTATTACTCAAGCTTCAGAAATTTTAAAAGATGAACCTAAAGCTAACTTTGTGCTGCTTAGAGGTTTTTCTGTAAAACCTAATCTTCCTACTTTACAAGAAAGGTTCGGACTAAACCCATGTTGTATAGCTACCTATCCGATGTATAAAGGATTGGCAAGCCTGGTAGGGATGAAAATACTTTCTTTTAAAGGCATGGATATAAAAGATGAAATACAAACTTTAAAGGAAGTTTGGGAAGACTACGATTACTTTTTTATACATATAAAAAAAACCGATTCTTACGGAGAAGACGGAAACGCCGAGGGGAAGGTAAAAATAATAGAAACTTTTGATCAGAGCCTTCCTGAAATTTTAAATTTAAACCCTACAGTCCTTTGTATCACCGGAGACCATTCTACCCCATGTATTATGAAGGGGCATTCTTGGCATCCTGTGCCTACCCTTATTTTTTCTCCTTATGTTTTAGGTAATACCTCTGAAAGATTTACTGAAAGAGAATGTCTAAAAGGTGAGTTAGGGATGTTTTATGCCTATAAACTTATGCCCCTTCTCTTAGCCCATGCAGGAAGACTTAAAAAATTCGGGGCTTAA
- a CDS encoding DUF4198 domain-containing protein, which translates to MRKIFKSVILSTSTILISATFSCAHFLVLKPEVDNVVIQNKPVKVESLFTHPMEGGPHMNFKIKKSELIVEGEIIPVDWKIELIPSTKGSNQKVPKYITNLNLKKPGVYQLYVDPEPYFEPAEEKYIQQITKVIISAFGKEDGWDQPLGLKAEIIPMVKPFALWEGNLFKGQVLVDGKPAANVEVEVEYLNTQGLKAPYDSLVTQVVKTDANGFFEYAIPWEGWWGFSAITDGGKIKGADGKEYPLELDAVLWVKAYPKPKRGGK; encoded by the coding sequence ATGAGAAAAATTTTTAAAAGTGTAATTTTAAGCACATCTACTATTTTGATTAGTGCTACCTTTTCTTGTGCCCATTTTTTAGTTTTAAAGCCTGAGGTAGACAATGTGGTGATCCAAAATAAACCTGTTAAGGTGGAGTCACTTTTTACCCATCCGATGGAAGGTGGACCTCATATGAATTTTAAGATCAAAAAAAGTGAGCTTATCGTAGAAGGAGAAATAATTCCTGTTGACTGGAAGATAGAGTTAATTCCTTCTACCAAAGGAAGCAACCAAAAGGTGCCTAAATATATCACCAATTTAAACCTTAAAAAACCTGGGGTATATCAGCTTTATGTAGACCCAGAACCTTACTTTGAACCAGCTGAAGAAAAATACATTCAGCAGATCACCAAGGTGATTATTTCTGCGTTTGGTAAAGAAGATGGATGGGATCAGCCTTTAGGCCTTAAAGCAGAAATCATCCCTATGGTTAAGCCTTTTGCTTTATGGGAAGGCAACCTGTTTAAAGGACAGGTGCTTGTTGACGGTAAACCTGCGGCTAATGTTGAGGTTGAGGTAGAATATCTTAATACCCAAGGGTTAAAAGCCCCTTATGATAGCCTGGTTACCCAAGTAGTAAAAACAGATGCCAACGGCTTTTTTGAGTATGCCATACCTTGGGAAGGATGGTGGGGTTTTTCAGCGATTACCGATGGTGGAAAGATAAAAGGTGCTGATGGAAAGGAATATCCTTTAGAGTTAGACGCAGTCCTTTGGGTAAAGGCTTATCCCAAACCTAAAAGAGGTGGCAAATAA
- the cbiM gene encoding cobalt transporter CbiM: MHISEGVLSPPVLIAGWGLTLTGLAIALKLLSVKKIPEVAVLSSAFFIASLIHVPIGPSAAHLVLNGMVGILLGWNTFVAVFLGLLLQALFFQFGGFTTLGINTFNMAFPGVVCYYLFKRFIAEDNQKLSFVSGFLAGTLSILGAGFLTALSLYFTEKKFLVLCETLVIAHLPIAVVEGLVTGFILVYLLKIKPEVLKNEA, encoded by the coding sequence ATGCATATCTCAGAAGGAGTGCTTTCCCCACCTGTTTTGATAGCAGGATGGGGATTAACCTTAACCGGTTTAGCTATTGCTTTAAAGCTTCTTTCTGTCAAAAAAATTCCTGAAGTGGCAGTGCTTTCAAGCGCCTTTTTTATTGCCTCTCTTATTCACGTGCCGATAGGTCCTTCAGCCGCCCATTTAGTACTAAACGGGATGGTAGGTATCCTTCTTGGGTGGAACACCTTTGTGGCGGTTTTTTTAGGTCTGTTGCTTCAGGCACTTTTTTTTCAGTTTGGAGGGTTTACCACCTTAGGGATAAACACCTTTAACATGGCCTTCCCTGGGGTGGTCTGTTATTATCTTTTTAAAAGATTTATTGCAGAGGATAATCAGAAACTATCCTTTGTATCCGGTTTTTTAGCTGGAACCTTAAGTATTTTGGGGGCTGGGTTTTTAACCGCCCTTTCCCTTTATTTTACCGAAAAAAAATTTTTGGTGCTTTGTGAAACTCTGGTTATAGCCCATCTACCTATCGCGGTGGTAGAAGGGTTGGTAACCGGGTTTATCTTGGTATATCTCCTAAAAATAAAACCAGAGGTATTAAAAAATGAAGCTTAG
- the cbiQ gene encoding cobalt ECF transporter T component CbiQ — translation MHLEVFAEGRSIFHSFDPRVKIIVFLFFVSLCIAAKGLLVPFLYLITGIVFLILAKLEFKKVLNRLIPANGFLLFFWVFVPFMYKSNPYIIETAYFKVSLEGVHQALIITLKCNAILMATIALLGTSNVFALAHAMLHFKVPAKLVTVFFVFYRYITVLHEEYLKIKRAALARGFVPKNDLKTYKTYGYLVASLLVKSFERSEEVYRAMLARGFKGFFPVLNHFFLKTSDLVFAFFSIAVIFLIYFFNL, via the coding sequence ATGCATTTAGAGGTTTTTGCTGAGGGAAGGTCTATTTTTCATTCTTTTGACCCTCGGGTTAAGATTATAGTTTTTCTGTTTTTTGTGAGTTTATGTATCGCTGCCAAGGGGTTGTTGGTTCCTTTTCTTTATTTAATTACCGGTATAGTTTTTCTTATCTTAGCGAAACTTGAGTTTAAAAAAGTCTTAAACCGACTTATTCCGGCTAATGGTTTTTTGTTATTTTTCTGGGTTTTTGTCCCCTTTATGTATAAATCAAATCCTTATATAATAGAGACTGCTTATTTTAAGGTTAGTTTAGAAGGTGTACACCAAGCCCTTATTATTACTTTAAAATGTAATGCCATTTTAATGGCTACGATTGCATTACTTGGCACTTCTAATGTTTTTGCTTTAGCTCACGCTATGCTTCATTTTAAGGTTCCGGCAAAATTGGTAACCGTGTTTTTTGTCTTTTATAGGTATATAACCGTTTTACATGAAGAATATCTTAAAATAAAAAGAGCAGCCTTGGCAAGAGGTTTTGTTCCTAAAAACGACCTTAAAACCTACAAAACCTATGGTTATTTAGTAGCCTCTCTTCTGGTTAAAAGTTTTGAGAGGTCAGAAGAGGTTTACCGAGCCATGTTAGCTCGAGGTTTCAAAGGTTTTTTCCCGGTTTTAAACCACTTTTTCTTAAAAACTTCAGACTTGGTTTTCGCTTTTTTCTCCATAGCGGTTATCTTTTTAATTTACTTTTTTAATTTATAA
- a CDS encoding energy-coupling factor ABC transporter ATP-binding protein, producing MEKLIELKGLIFKYNDRVVLDGLDLEVRVGDRIGLIGHNGAGKTTLLYLIMGFLKPLKGRIVILEKERKEEKDFIEIRQKIGLLFQDSDSQLFCPTVKEDIAFGPLNMGKTSEEVKEIIKKVAQFFGISHLLERPVYKLSGGEKKLVALAGIFAMDPLCYLLDEPSSGLDDQSKTKLIEFLKTQSTYLIVSHEIEFLKEVTNKIYKLEKGKLFQLF from the coding sequence ATGGAAAAACTGATAGAACTCAAAGGCTTAATTTTTAAGTATAACGACCGTGTGGTGCTTGATGGTTTAGACTTAGAGGTTAGGGTAGGGGACCGAATAGGGCTTATCGGTCATAATGGAGCAGGGAAAACCACCCTTCTTTACCTTATTATGGGTTTTCTTAAACCCTTAAAAGGAAGGATAGTTATTTTAGAAAAAGAAAGGAAAGAAGAAAAAGACTTTATAGAAATAAGACAAAAGATAGGCCTTTTGTTTCAGGATTCAGACTCTCAACTTTTTTGCCCCACGGTAAAAGAAGACATAGCTTTTGGCCCTCTTAATATGGGAAAAACTTCAGAAGAGGTTAAAGAAATAATAAAAAAGGTAGCCCAATTTTTTGGTATATCCCATCTTTTAGAACGTCCTGTTTATAAGCTTTCAGGAGGAGAAAAAAAGCTGGTTGCTTTAGCCGGAATCTTTGCCATGGACCCTCTCTGCTATCTATTAGATGAACCTTCTTCAGGCCTTGATGACCAAAGCAAAACCAAACTGATAGAATTTTTAAAGACGCAATCTACCTATCTCATAGTTTCTCATGAAATAGAATTTCTCAAAGAGGTTACCAATAAAATTTATAAATTGGAAAAAGGTAAACTTTTTCAACTATTTTGA
- a CDS encoding thioredoxin family protein, whose protein sequence is MTKFVKVFGPGCLKCETLYENVKKAAEELGIETFIEKVQDIKQMALFGVFKTPGLWIDGQVVSQGEVLSVEEIKKLLSK, encoded by the coding sequence ATGACGAAATTTGTAAAGGTTTTTGGTCCAGGGTGTTTAAAATGTGAAACTCTTTATGAAAACGTCAAAAAAGCCGCAGAAGAATTAGGAATAGAGACTTTCATAGAGAAAGTTCAAGACATTAAACAGATGGCTCTTTTTGGAGTTTTTAAGACCCCAGGATTATGGATAGATGGACAAGTAGTTTCTCAAGGAGAAGTTTTATCTGTGGAAGAGATTAAAAAGCTGCTATCAAAATAG